One stretch of Streptomyces sp. 135 DNA includes these proteins:
- a CDS encoding protein phosphatase 2C domain-containing protein, with the protein MSSSAGRPAPSDPSGSSGSSFPAGGSTPSVGSSGSPVPADGSPPPGPSDPPVSVFPAGRSAPSGPPAPAAPTGRSAPSGLSFPAGRSAPSDLPGAADSPRRAYRSAPSGSPGSSEPPRPSARYRPPTSPAAAGSSGPGPGGTPDPPAGEGRSASATPPGHNSSAAPGAAALPSPRRPAAARSAPLRPAPWEPPRGPSGPVTFGAGGSGEASGASGGATPKAVPGHVGDGPPTYEAEPTALPAADPDDLGELVADTVLDGARYGTATLRAASVRGDSARYRGEPRRDSLLTARFGVGEDALVLVAMATGARATPGAHRAAAEACAWIGRAVGRSHQRLAEDIRAARRGDLKSGLHRLTDRSLGKLRARATDLGLAPHEYAASLRCLLLPADPQCRTRVFFGVGAGGLFRLRDGAWQDIEPRVAEATGDAVVGFGSPPARTPEGDHLTMDLGITTPPSPYEPAPEPPRDPFRFRASVARPGDTLLLCSGGLAEPLRGEPALAEHLTDRWLKGPAPGLAAFLADIQVRVKGYADDRTAAAVWEA; encoded by the coding sequence TTGTCCTCCTCGGCCGGCCGGCCCGCGCCGTCCGACCCGTCCGGTTCTTCTGGCTCGTCGTTTCCTGCTGGTGGATCCACGCCGTCCGTCGGCTCGTCCGGCTCGCCGGTTCCGGCCGACGGGTCCCCGCCGCCCGGGCCGTCCGACCCGCCCGTCTCGGTGTTCCCGGCCGGTCGATCTGCGCCATCCGGCCCGCCCGCCCCGGCGGCCCCGACCGGCCGATCCGCGCCGTCCGGCCTGTCGTTTCCTGCCGGCCGATCCGCGCCGTCCGACCTGCCCGGTGCGGCCGACTCGCCGCGCCGGGCTTACCGATCCGCTCCGTCCGGCTCACCTGGGTCGTCCGAGCCGCCGCGTCCCTCGGCCCGCTACCGGCCGCCAACGTCGCCTGCCGCGGCCGGCTCATCCGGTCCCGGTCCCGGCGGGACGCCGGACCCGCCCGCCGGGGAGGGTCGGTCGGCCTCGGCGACTCCACCGGGCCACAATTCCTCCGCCGCGCCAGGCGCGGCCGCCCTGCCCAGCCCACGCCGGCCAGCCGCGGCCCGTAGCGCCCCGCTGAGGCCCGCTCCCTGGGAGCCGCCCAGAGGGCCCAGTGGGCCGGTGACCTTTGGGGCGGGGGGGTCGGGTGAGGCGTCGGGAGCCTCGGGGGGCGCCACGCCCAAGGCCGTGCCCGGCCACGTCGGTGACGGGCCGCCCACCTACGAGGCCGAGCCCACCGCCCTGCCCGCCGCCGACCCGGACGACCTCGGCGAGCTCGTCGCCGACACCGTGCTCGACGGGGCGCGGTACGGAACAGCCACCCTGCGCGCGGCCTCCGTACGCGGCGACTCCGCCCGGTACCGCGGTGAGCCGCGCCGCGACTCCCTGCTGACCGCCCGCTTCGGCGTCGGCGAGGACGCCCTGGTGCTCGTCGCCATGGCCACCGGCGCCCGCGCCACCCCCGGCGCCCACCGCGCCGCCGCCGAGGCCTGCGCGTGGATCGGCCGGGCCGTGGGCCGCAGCCACCAGCGGCTCGCCGAGGACATCAGGGCCGCCCGGCGCGGTGACCTGAAGTCGGGCCTGCACCGCCTCACCGACCGCAGCCTCGGCAAGCTCCGGGCGCGCGCCACCGACCTCGGCCTCGCCCCGCACGAGTACGCCGCCTCCCTGCGCTGCCTCCTCCTGCCCGCCGACCCCCAGTGCCGTACCCGCGTCTTCTTCGGCGTCGGGGCGGGCGGCCTCTTCCGGCTGCGCGACGGCGCCTGGCAGGACATCGAGCCCCGCGTCGCCGAGGCCACCGGCGACGCCGTGGTCGGCTTCGGCTCCCCGCCGGCCCGGACCCCGGAGGGCGACCACCTCACGATGGACCTCGGCATCACCACGCCCCCGAGCCCCTACGAACCGGCGCCCGAACCACCCCGCGACCCGTTCCGCTTCCGCGCCTCCGTCGCCCGGCCGGGTGACACGCTCCTGCTGTGCAGCGGCGGCCTCGCCGAGCCGCTGCGCGGCGAACCCGCGCTGGCCGAGCACCTCACGGACCGGTGGCTGAAGGGCCCCGCGCCGGGACTCGCGGCCTTCCTCGCGGACATCCAGGTGCGGGTGAAGGGCTACGCGGACGACCGCACGGCCGCCGCCGTTTGGGAGGCATGA
- a CDS encoding pyruvate dehydrogenase: MAKQNVAEQFVDILVRAGVQRMYGVVGDSLNPVVDAIRRTKGIDWVQVRHEETAAFAAGAEAQITGRLAACAGSCGPGNLHLINGLYDAHRSMAPVLALASQIPSSEIGLNFFQETHPDRLFQECSHYCELISSPKQMPRLLQTAIQNAVGRSGVSVVSLPGDIASEPAPEKAAETALVTSRPSVRPGDAEIEKLAQMIDEAGKVTLFCGSGTAGAHAEVMQFAEKIKSPVGHALRGKEFIQYDNPFDVGMSGLLGYGAAYEATHECDLLILLGTDFPYNAFLPDDVKIAQVDVRPEHLGRRSKLDLAVWGDVRETLRCLTPRVSPKSNRKFLDKMLKKHADALEGVVKAYTRKVEKHTPIHPEYVASVLDEVADDDAVFTVDTGMCNVWAARYLTPNGRRRIIGSFSHGSMANALPQAIGAQFTDRKRQVVSMSGDGGFSMLMGDFLTLVQHDLPVKVVLFNNSSLGMVELEMMVAGLPNHGTTNHNPDFAAVARAAGAYGVRVEKPKQLAGALKDAFAHKGPALVDIVTDPNALSMPPKISSDMVTGFALSAGKIVLDGGVGRMLQMARSNLRNVPRP, from the coding sequence ATGGCCAAGCAGAACGTCGCCGAGCAGTTCGTCGACATCCTCGTCCGCGCGGGCGTCCAGCGCATGTACGGAGTCGTCGGCGACAGCCTCAACCCGGTCGTGGACGCGATCCGCCGGACGAAGGGCATCGACTGGGTCCAGGTACGGCACGAGGAGACCGCCGCCTTCGCGGCCGGCGCCGAGGCCCAGATCACCGGCAGGCTGGCCGCCTGCGCGGGCTCCTGCGGGCCGGGCAACCTCCACCTCATCAACGGCCTGTACGACGCGCACCGCTCCATGGCGCCCGTGCTCGCCCTCGCCTCGCAGATCCCCTCCAGCGAGATCGGTCTCAACTTCTTCCAGGAGACCCACCCCGACCGGCTGTTCCAGGAGTGCAGCCACTACTGCGAACTGATTTCCAGCCCGAAGCAGATGCCCCGCCTGCTGCAGACCGCCATCCAGAACGCCGTCGGCCGATCGGGTGTCAGCGTCGTGTCGCTGCCCGGCGACATCGCCTCCGAGCCCGCCCCGGAGAAGGCCGCAGAGACCGCCCTGGTGACCTCCCGGCCCTCCGTGCGCCCCGGCGACGCGGAGATCGAGAAGCTCGCACAGATGATCGACGAGGCCGGCAAGGTCACGCTCTTCTGCGGCAGCGGCACGGCGGGCGCGCACGCCGAGGTGATGCAGTTCGCCGAGAAGATCAAGTCCCCGGTCGGCCACGCGCTGCGGGGCAAGGAGTTCATCCAGTACGACAATCCGTTCGACGTCGGCATGAGCGGCCTGCTCGGCTACGGCGCCGCGTACGAGGCCACGCACGAGTGCGACCTGCTGATCCTGCTCGGCACGGACTTCCCGTACAACGCCTTCCTGCCCGACGACGTCAAGATCGCCCAGGTCGACGTGCGCCCCGAGCACCTCGGCCGCCGCTCGAAGCTGGACCTCGCGGTCTGGGGCGACGTCCGCGAGACACTGCGTTGCCTCACGCCCCGCGTCTCGCCCAAGTCGAACCGCAAGTTCCTCGACAAGATGCTGAAGAAGCACGCCGACGCCCTGGAGGGTGTCGTCAAGGCGTACACCCGCAAGGTCGAGAAGCACACCCCGATCCACCCCGAGTACGTCGCCTCCGTCCTCGACGAAGTCGCCGACGACGACGCGGTGTTCACCGTCGACACCGGCATGTGCAACGTCTGGGCGGCCCGCTATCTCACCCCCAACGGCAGGCGCCGCATCATCGGCTCCTTCAGCCACGGCTCGATGGCGAACGCCCTGCCGCAGGCGATCGGCGCGCAGTTCACCGACCGCAAGCGGCAGGTCGTCTCGATGTCGGGCGACGGCGGCTTCTCGATGCTGATGGGCGACTTCCTCACCCTGGTCCAGCACGACCTGCCGGTGAAGGTCGTCCTCTTCAACAACTCCTCCCTCGGCATGGTCGAGTTGGAGATGATGGTCGCCGGGCTGCCGAACCACGGCACGACCAACCACAACCCCGACTTCGCCGCCGTGGCCCGCGCCGCCGGGGCGTACGGCGTCCGCGTGGAGAAGCCGAAGCAGCTCGCTGGCGCCCTGAAGGACGCCTTCGCCCACAAGGGCCCGGCCCTCGTCGACATCGTCACCGACCCGAACGCCCTTTCCATGCCGCCCAAGATCAGCTCCGACATGGTGACCGGCTTCGCGCTCTCCGCCGGGAAGATCGTGCTGGACGGGGGAGTGGGCCGGATGCTCCAGATGGCCCGTTCGAACCTGCGCAACGTGCCGAGGCCGTGA
- a CDS encoding glycoside hydrolase family 38 C-terminal domain-containing protein has protein sequence MHDDRLLVEGRLERALRQFIRPAQYPHRAPLALSVWHVPGIGASPARAEPRAWGTVPVSAALAAAYEPFETGAEWGSPWSTSWFRLQGRVPEEWRGRRVEVVVDPGFTGEGPGFQAEGLVYDASGVPLKGVHPRNRHIPVASPARGGEPVHLLLEAAANPAVLHDFVPTPLGDVLTAGTTPIYRFASADLVVLDEDVWQLTLDIEVLSELMDELEADRPRRHEILRALEDMLDALDLHDVPGTAAAGRAALAGVLAKPAHASAHRVSAAGHAHIDSAWLWPLRETVRKASRTFANVTALAKEYPELVFACSQAQQYAWVKEHQPHIWERIKEAVADGNWAPVGSMWVESDANMPGGEALARQITHGMRFFREELGVETEEIWLPDSFGYTAAFPQLAKLAGIRWFLTQKLSWNQSNKMPHHTFWWEGIDGTRVFTHFPPVDTYNSQFHGAELAHAERNFADKGRASRSLVPFGWGDGGGGPTREMMERARRLRSLEGSPRVEIEKPSAFFAAAEEEYGARAPVWSGELYLELHRATYTTQAATKRGNRRSEHALREAELWCTAAAVRDPSYVYPHDTLDRLWKTVLLHQFHDILPGSSIAWVHREARETYGRVLAELDELTCAAVRSLGAGGPAVLNASPYARDEVVDTGDGTLVRASVPALGTRGLDGAGAPGPGAVAHTTGDTILLTNEHLSVTVDAAGLLTSVRDLAADREVLAAPGNLLQLHPDHPTHYDAWDLDRHYRHRHTDLTDAESVELVEDGPLRVAVRVVRSFGASRITQQIRLAAGSRRVDVVTDVEWRESEKVLKAAFPLDVHAERSAAEIQFGHVHRPTHANTSWDAARYEICAHRWLRVAEEGYGVALLNDSTYGHDVTRTEHGGALGTTVRLTLLRAPHSPDPETDQGTHRFTYALLPGSSTGDAVAEGLALNLPLRVTAAPVLAPLVSVDHPAVTVESVKLADDRSGDVIVRLYESRGGRAAATLGTSFPVARAEVTDLLERPLREADTGEAGLALALRPFQIVTLRLRPA, from the coding sequence GTGCACGACGACAGACTGCTGGTGGAAGGCCGCCTGGAGCGGGCGCTGCGCCAGTTCATCCGCCCCGCCCAGTACCCGCACAGGGCGCCGCTCGCCCTCTCCGTCTGGCATGTGCCGGGCATTGGGGCCTCCCCTGCTCGAGCGGAGCCGAGAGCTTGGGGAACCGTGCCCGTCTCGGCCGCCCTGGCGGCCGCCTATGAGCCCTTCGAGACCGGTGCGGAATGGGGAAGTCCCTGGTCGACCAGCTGGTTCCGGCTGCAGGGGCGGGTGCCCGAGGAGTGGCGCGGGCGCCGTGTCGAGGTGGTCGTCGATCCCGGTTTCACGGGGGAAGGGCCGGGGTTCCAGGCGGAGGGCCTGGTGTACGACGCTTCGGGCGTGCCCCTGAAGGGAGTTCACCCTCGCAATCGGCATATTCCGGTGGCCTCCCCCGCCCGGGGTGGCGAGCCGGTGCATCTACTCCTGGAGGCGGCGGCCAACCCTGCCGTTCTGCACGACTTCGTGCCGACGCCCCTGGGCGACGTACTGACCGCGGGTACTACTCCGATCTACCGATTCGCGTCTGCCGATCTCGTCGTACTGGATGAGGACGTCTGGCAGTTGACGCTGGACATCGAGGTCCTGTCCGAGCTGATGGACGAACTGGAGGCGGACCGTCCGCGTCGGCACGAGATCCTCCGGGCGCTGGAGGACATGCTCGACGCGCTGGATCTGCATGACGTGCCGGGCACGGCGGCCGCGGGGCGCGCGGCTCTCGCCGGCGTCCTCGCGAAGCCCGCGCACGCGAGCGCGCACCGCGTATCGGCGGCCGGGCACGCGCACATCGACTCGGCGTGGCTGTGGCCCCTGCGCGAGACGGTGCGCAAGGCGTCACGGACCTTTGCCAATGTGACGGCGCTGGCAAAGGAGTATCCGGAGCTGGTCTTCGCCTGTTCGCAGGCCCAGCAGTACGCCTGGGTGAAGGAGCACCAGCCGCACATCTGGGAGCGCATCAAGGAGGCGGTGGCGGACGGCAATTGGGCGCCCGTGGGCTCGATGTGGGTCGAGTCGGACGCCAATATGCCGGGTGGTGAGGCGCTCGCCCGGCAGATCACGCACGGCATGCGGTTCTTCCGCGAGGAGCTGGGCGTGGAGACGGAGGAGATCTGGCTGCCGGACTCCTTCGGATACACCGCCGCGTTCCCGCAGTTGGCGAAGCTCGCGGGCATCCGGTGGTTCCTGACCCAGAAGCTGAGCTGGAACCAGTCCAACAAGATGCCGCACCACACCTTCTGGTGGGAGGGCATCGACGGGACCCGGGTCTTCACCCACTTCCCGCCCGTGGACACCTACAACTCGCAGTTCCACGGCGCCGAACTCGCCCACGCGGAGCGCAACTTCGCCGACAAGGGCCGGGCTTCGCGCTCCCTGGTGCCGTTCGGCTGGGGTGACGGCGGGGGCGGCCCCACCCGCGAGATGATGGAGCGTGCGCGGCGGCTGCGCTCCCTGGAGGGCTCGCCGCGCGTCGAGATCGAGAAGCCGTCGGCGTTCTTCGCGGCGGCCGAGGAGGAGTACGGCGCGCGGGCCCCGGTCTGGTCGGGCGAGCTGTATCTGGAGCTGCACCGCGCGACGTACACCACCCAGGCCGCCACCAAGCGCGGCAACCGCCGCAGCGAACACGCCCTGCGCGAGGCGGAGTTGTGGTGCACGGCGGCAGCGGTGCGCGACCCGTCGTACGTCTATCCCCACGACACGCTCGACCGCCTGTGGAAGACGGTCCTGCTCCACCAGTTCCACGACATCCTGCCGGGCTCGTCGATCGCGTGGGTGCACCGGGAGGCCCGCGAGACGTACGGACGCGTCCTGGCCGAACTCGACGAGCTGACCTGCGCGGCCGTACGTTCCCTCGGCGCGGGCGGGCCAGCGGTGCTGAACGCCTCGCCGTACGCCCGCGACGAGGTCGTGGACACCGGGGACGGCACGCTGGTGCGCGCCTCGGTGCCCGCGCTCGGCACGCGCGGTCTGGACGGCGCCGGAGCGCCGGGGCCGGGCGCGGTCGCGCACACGACCGGTGACACGATCCTCCTGACCAACGAGCACCTGAGCGTGACCGTCGACGCCGCAGGGCTGCTGACCTCCGTACGGGACCTGGCGGCGGACCGCGAGGTCCTCGCGGCCCCCGGAAATCTCCTCCAGCTGCACCCCGACCACCCCACGCACTACGACGCCTGGGACCTCGACCGGCACTACCGGCACCGGCACACCGACCTCACGGACGCCGAGTCCGTCGAGCTCGTCGAGGACGGGCCGCTGCGGGTCGCGGTGCGGGTGGTGCGCTCCTTCGGGGCGTCGCGGATCACCCAGCAGATCCGGCTCGCGGCGGGCAGCCGGCGCGTCGACGTCGTGACGGACGTCGAGTGGCGGGAGTCGGAGAAGGTCCTCAAGGCCGCCTTCCCGCTGGACGTGCACGCCGAACGGTCCGCCGCCGAGATCCAGTTCGGCCACGTGCACCGGCCCACGCACGCCAATACGAGCTGGGACGCGGCACGTTACGAGATCTGCGCGCACCGCTGGCTGCGGGTGGCCGAGGAGGGCTATGGCGTCGCCCTGCTCAACGACTCCACGTACGGCCACGACGTGACGCGCACGGAACACGGCGGCGCGCTCGGCACCACCGTGCGCCTGACGCTGCTGCGGGCCCCGCACAGCCCGGACCCGGAGACCGACCAGGGCACGCACCGCTTCACGTACGCGCTGCTGCCCGGGTCGAGCACGGGGGACGCGGTGGCGGAGGGGCTCGCGCTCAATCTGCCGCTGCGGGTGACCGCCGCGCCCGTCCTCGCGCCGCTGGTGAGCGTCGACCACCCGGCGGTCACCGTCGAGTCGGTGAAGCTCGCCGACGACCGCAGTGGCGATGTGATCGTACGGCTCTACGAGTCGCGCGGCGGCCGGGCCGCGGCGACGCTCGGCACGTCGTTCCCGGTGGCGCGGGCCGAGGTGACCGACCTCCTGGAACGACCGCTCCGGGAGGCGGACACGGGCGAGGCCGGCCTGGCGCTCGCCCTGCGCCCCTTCCAGATCGTCACGCTGCGGCTGCGGCCCGCCTGA
- a CDS encoding ATP-binding protein has product MTRQSRGGGPGGIGASSPNVRDEFAEGAQPGPDRVQLRRRLGRSDLSAVSEVRSALREFLRRWGKPARADIAELLTSELVTNALVHTDHDAIVTATLSPRGLRVEVRDFVGRRPEPRVPDADSGTNGRGLVLVQSLADAWGVRAHGVGKVVWFELNGGGMA; this is encoded by the coding sequence ATGACGAGGCAGTCACGTGGGGGCGGCCCCGGGGGAATCGGGGCCTCTTCACCGAACGTACGGGACGAATTCGCCGAGGGAGCGCAGCCGGGCCCTGACCGGGTCCAGCTCAGGCGCAGACTGGGGAGGTCCGACCTGTCGGCGGTGTCCGAGGTCAGGAGCGCCTTGCGGGAATTCCTCAGACGCTGGGGGAAACCGGCCCGGGCCGACATAGCCGAGCTGCTCACCAGCGAGCTGGTCACCAACGCGCTGGTGCACACCGATCACGACGCGATCGTCACCGCGACCCTGAGCCCGCGCGGCCTGCGCGTCGAGGTGCGGGACTTCGTGGGACGCCGCCCCGAGCCGCGCGTACCGGACGCCGACAGCGGTACGAACGGCCGGGGGCTGGTCCTCGTGCAGTCCCTCGCCGACGCGTGGGGCGTGCGCGCCCACGGGGTGGGGAAGGTGGTGTGGTTCGAACTGAACGGCGGCGGCATGGCGTGA
- a CDS encoding DUF2637 domain-containing protein, translating to MRLTDISLDWLLPGGVLLLGMLVAVAVLARGRRGHDKTAKAVDDSWERTEERRRRKEAIYGTASYVLLFCCAAVAAALSFHGLVGFGRQNLSLSGGWEYLVPFGLDGAAMFCSVLAVREASHGDAALGSRLLVWTFAGAAAWFNWVHAPRGLGHAGAPQFFAGMSLSAAVLFDRALKQTRRAALREQGLVPRPLPQIRIVRWLRAPRETFGAWSLMLLEGVRTLDEAVEEVREDRREKERTRLRRRDQEKLDRARLKAISRGHRGYARGGRQVEVQAVAPAAGSAQVGADPVIAAQEPLPVRTRPSLQAVKADSEAVAPVTVDLTAEDDTQALPRLDSLERKLKDLEQQFG from the coding sequence ATGAGACTGACCGACATATCGCTGGACTGGCTGCTCCCCGGCGGCGTCCTGCTCCTGGGCATGCTGGTGGCGGTGGCCGTGCTCGCGCGCGGCAGGCGAGGCCACGACAAGACGGCGAAGGCGGTCGACGACTCGTGGGAACGCACCGAGGAGCGCCGCAGGCGTAAGGAAGCCATCTACGGCACCGCGTCCTACGTCCTGTTGTTCTGCTGCGCGGCGGTCGCCGCCGCTCTCTCCTTCCACGGCCTGGTCGGCTTCGGCCGGCAGAATCTCAGCCTCTCGGGCGGCTGGGAGTACCTCGTGCCGTTCGGCCTCGACGGCGCGGCGATGTTCTGTTCCGTCCTCGCCGTGCGCGAGGCCAGCCACGGCGACGCTGCGCTCGGCTCGCGGCTGCTCGTGTGGACGTTCGCCGGCGCCGCGGCCTGGTTCAACTGGGTGCACGCTCCCCGGGGGCTCGGCCACGCCGGCGCCCCGCAGTTCTTCGCCGGGATGTCGCTGTCGGCGGCGGTGCTCTTCGACCGCGCGCTGAAGCAGACCCGCCGGGCGGCGCTGCGCGAGCAGGGCCTCGTGCCCCGCCCGCTGCCGCAGATCCGTATCGTGCGCTGGCTGCGCGCGCCCCGCGAGACCTTCGGCGCCTGGTCGCTGATGCTCCTCGAAGGCGTACGCACCCTGGACGAGGCCGTGGAAGAGGTGCGGGAGGACCGCCGCGAGAAGGAGCGCACCCGGCTGCGCAGGCGCGACCAGGAGAAGCTGGACCGCGCCCGGCTGAAGGCGATCAGCCGCGGCCACCGGGGCTACGCCCGCGGCGGCCGTCAGGTGGAGGTGCAGGCCGTCGCCCCGGCCGCGGGGTCCGCGCAGGTCGGCGCGGACCCTGTCATAGCGGCGCAGGAACCGTTGCCGGTACGCACCCGTCCCTCCCTCCAGGCCGTCAAGGCCGACTCCGAGGCCGTCGCCCCCGTCACCGTCGACCTGACGGCGGAGGACGACACCCAGGCCCTGCCCCGGCTCGACTCGCTGGAGCGGAAACTGAAGGACCTTGAGCAGCAGTTCGGCTGA
- a CDS encoding (2Fe-2S)-binding protein, which translates to MSVPTLAAPARSASSAVADSYARLTEVFPGLRVIELGPEEQAPQGGGWVSAARLAEGGADLDAFLAWDDAQVVKDYGTRARPDVVAGFGLHRYAWPATLLITVPWFLHRRVPRFPVANVSFQRALGRMAVRADGFACLPDDPAAALPGARVVADEEALRAEVRAAVAEHLGPLLDGFGPRMRRRSRALWSVATDEIVEGLWYIAHLLGEERRAMTELEQLLPGATKPYVGTAGFRELTGPDGQALATRDRASCCMFYTLRPEDTCVTCPRTCDAERVARLSAAATAG; encoded by the coding sequence ATGTCCGTTCCCACCTTGGCCGCGCCCGCCCGGAGCGCCTCCAGCGCCGTCGCGGACTCCTATGCCCGCCTCACCGAGGTGTTTCCCGGACTGCGCGTCATCGAACTCGGCCCCGAGGAGCAGGCCCCACAGGGCGGCGGCTGGGTCAGTGCCGCCCGGCTCGCGGAGGGCGGGGCCGACCTCGACGCGTTCCTCGCGTGGGACGACGCGCAGGTCGTCAAGGACTACGGCACCCGCGCCCGGCCGGACGTCGTCGCGGGCTTCGGCCTGCACCGGTACGCCTGGCCGGCCACGCTGCTGATCACGGTCCCGTGGTTCCTGCACCGCCGCGTCCCGCGCTTCCCGGTGGCGAACGTCTCCTTCCAGCGCGCCCTCGGCCGGATGGCCGTGCGCGCGGACGGCTTCGCCTGCCTGCCGGACGACCCGGCCGCCGCGCTGCCCGGCGCCCGCGTCGTGGCCGACGAAGAGGCGCTGCGCGCGGAGGTACGGGCGGCGGTCGCCGAACACCTGGGCCCGCTCCTGGACGGCTTCGGGCCGAGGATGCGGCGCCGCTCGCGCGCCCTGTGGAGCGTCGCCACGGACGAGATCGTCGAAGGCCTGTGGTACATCGCGCACCTCCTCGGTGAGGAGCGCCGTGCGATGACCGAGCTGGAGCAGCTGCTGCCCGGCGCGACGAAGCCGTACGTGGGCACGGCCGGTTTCCGGGAGCTGACGGGCCCCGACGGTCAGGCGCTGGCGACCCGTGACCGGGCGAGCTGCTGCATGTTCTACACGCTGCGCCCCGAGGACACCTGCGTCACCTGCCCGCGCACCTGCGACGCCGAGCGCGTCGCGCGGCTGAGCGCCGCCGCCACGGCCGGCTGA
- a CDS encoding GntR family transcriptional regulator → MEQAGVRGVRVPQQAGPGAGTGVVRRNSVRGQILDALRSALVGGELTPGQVYSAPVLGERFGVSATPVREAMQQLAIEGAVEVVPNRGFRVVERGARELAELAEVRALIEVPVMLRLARTVPAARWSGLLPLAEATVTAAACGDLARYAESDRAFHGAVLSLSGNQQLVQVADDLHRRSQWPLVSGPVSGRRADLVADAAEHMALLEALVAQDLGVVRRLVGEHFAGAEG, encoded by the coding sequence GTGGAGCAGGCCGGAGTGCGGGGGGTCCGGGTGCCGCAGCAGGCCGGGCCCGGGGCTGGAACCGGGGTCGTACGGCGCAACTCCGTACGCGGCCAGATCCTCGACGCCCTGCGGAGCGCGCTGGTGGGCGGTGAGCTCACGCCCGGCCAGGTGTACTCGGCGCCGGTGCTCGGCGAGCGCTTCGGGGTCTCCGCGACGCCCGTGCGGGAGGCGATGCAGCAGCTGGCGATCGAGGGCGCGGTGGAGGTCGTCCCCAACCGCGGCTTCCGGGTCGTCGAGCGCGGCGCCCGGGAGCTGGCGGAGCTGGCGGAGGTGCGGGCGCTGATCGAGGTGCCGGTGATGCTGCGGCTCGCCCGTACGGTGCCCGCTGCGCGCTGGTCCGGGCTGCTGCCGCTGGCCGAGGCGACCGTGACGGCGGCGGCCTGCGGTGACCTGGCGCGCTACGCGGAGTCCGACCGCGCCTTCCATGGGGCGGTGCTCTCCCTCTCCGGCAACCAGCAGCTGGTCCAGGTGGCGGACGATCTGCACCGGCGGTCGCAGTGGCCGCTGGTCAGTGGGCCCGTCTCGGGGCGGCGGGCGGATCTGGTGGCGGATGCGGCGGAGCACATGGCGTTGCTGGAGGCGTTGGTCGCGCAGGATCTCGGGGTGGTCCGGAGGTTGGTGGGGGAGCACTTTGCGGGGGCGGAGGGGTGA
- a CDS encoding xanthine dehydrogenase family protein subunit M — protein sequence MDFLRPASWEEALAAKAEHPTAVPIAGGTDVMVEINFDHRRPEYLLDLNRVAELREWETGEETVRLGASVPYTQIMEELRSELPGLALASHTVASPQIRNRGGVGGNLGTASPAGDAHPALLAAGCEVEVESVRGSRLIPIDDFYTGVKRNALAEDELIRAVHIKKADGPQQYSKVGTRNAMVIAVCAFGIALHPETRTVRTGIGSAAPTPIRAKAAEEFLNAALEEGGFWDSKKIITPSIAKQFAELASGAANPIDDVRGTANYRRHAVGIMARRTLGWTWESYRGTGRGSTEGVA from the coding sequence ATGGACTTCCTTCGCCCCGCCAGCTGGGAGGAGGCGCTCGCCGCCAAGGCCGAGCACCCCACGGCTGTGCCGATTGCGGGTGGCACCGACGTGATGGTCGAGATCAACTTCGACCACCGCCGTCCCGAGTACCTGCTTGACCTCAACCGCGTCGCCGAGCTGCGCGAGTGGGAGACGGGCGAGGAGACGGTCCGGCTCGGCGCCTCCGTCCCGTACACCCAGATCATGGAGGAGCTGCGCAGCGAGCTCCCCGGCCTGGCGCTCGCCTCGCACACCGTCGCCTCGCCGCAGATCCGCAACCGCGGCGGCGTCGGCGGCAACCTCGGCACGGCGTCCCCGGCCGGTGACGCCCACCCGGCGCTGCTCGCCGCGGGCTGCGAGGTCGAGGTGGAGTCGGTGCGCGGCTCGCGCCTGATCCCGATCGACGACTTCTACACCGGCGTGAAGCGCAACGCCCTCGCCGAGGACGAGCTGATCAGGGCCGTCCACATCAAGAAGGCCGACGGGCCGCAGCAGTACTCCAAGGTCGGCACGCGCAACGCCATGGTCATCGCCGTATGCGCGTTCGGCATCGCGCTGCACCCCGAGACCCGGACCGTGCGGACCGGCATCGGCTCCGCCGCGCCGACCCCGATCCGCGCGAAGGCCGCCGAGGAATTCTTGAACGCGGCTCTCGAAGAGGGCGGCTTCTGGGACAGCAAGAAGATCATCACCCCCTCGATCGCCAAGCAGTTCGCGGAGCTCGCCTCCGGAGCCGCCAACCCGATCGACGACGTACGGGGCACGGCGAACTACCGCCGCCACGCCGTCGGGATCATGGCCCGCCGCACGCTGGGCTGGACCTGGGAGTCGTACCGCGGCACGGGCCGCGGCAGCACGGAGGGAGTCGCGTAA